A section of the Myxocyprinus asiaticus isolate MX2 ecotype Aquarium Trade chromosome 40, UBuf_Myxa_2, whole genome shotgun sequence genome encodes:
- the LOC127431301 gene encoding malignant fibrous histiocytoma-amplified sequence 1 homolog: MAEENNLKTAKLWRDAALRSRKLRSNLQLNLSAKNSQKITLPEDIKEIEVLNLGNNSLQELPEGLGSTLTKLRILVLRRNKFATVPSAVFQLSQLVELDISHNWLSHFSEDIDLLKGLKKLCISHNKIQFLPSQIGTLQFLEELDISFNELHDFPRSFSQLRKLRTLDVDHNKLQRFPSEILALSDLEELDCSGNKLEGLPGNVMMLQSVKIMWLSSTHISSLPETFCELQNLESLMLDNNFLTSLPQSFGKLQKLKMLNLSSNSFEDFPQVIIKIASLEELYLSRNKLTFLPEEVGQLCNLANLWLDNNRITFLPDSIVELGKLEELVLQGNQIAILPDNFGKLAKVNIWKVKDNPLIQPPYEVCMKGIPYIAAYQKELAHSKTAVKPRLKLVMMGQKSAGKTTLRQCIVSKPSDAKMAIGGRGIDVTNWVADADRSLTFIVYDLSGKQNYDLIKPFFLSPGALYVLVVNLKSYTSKSFYSHVGCFLHLLSAKVPHAVVCIVGTHSDLCKEFEIEEMCLDIHRQISLQEKMDTECLRVLDLQLEKTLEQGYDVRTCSPHVLFYGVSDKNLRRKKSQLQYMLNNRLQILSPVICVSCVPAQRNIQRLKEKLMLVADHKEIFPNLHRVLPKSWQMLEELHFKPQDLWLSWWDSARLGLQAGLTEDRLQSALSYLHESGKLLYFEDSLTLKEYVFHNLPRFIAILNVFFQRDLTTMLEKLEAEGDDEENARSTQMHSHVKGFLSHGLLPSNVIRLLLKPLVQTQQDLHLIMKLLEKMGVCYCVNKPCSKSLNGATVWYKFPSQVSSEEPHTEGLDSGGSSIPGQFFSVEQLQIEYRFPFLTPLGLFARYSVQINSHVVQRSDGKHHIFAYRGKVPVMVSYRPSQNRLQAETLSISSHASLPNIWTAWQAIIPLVEELNVLLQEWPGLHYSVHVLCSKCLKRGSPNPHSFPGELLSQPRPEGLTEIICPKNGMERVNVALVYPPTPTVVSPSHK; this comes from the coding sequence ATGGCTGAGGAGAATAACCTGAAGACAGCCAAATTATGGAGGGATGCTGCTCTGCGCTCCAGGAAGTTGCGGAGCAATCTACAGCTAAATCTCAGCGCCAAAAACAGCCAGAAAATTACATTACCCGAGGACATAAAAGAGATCGAGGTCCTCAATCTGGGTAATAACTCCCTGCAAGAGCTTCCAGAGGGACTGGGCTCAACCTTGACAAAGCTTCGCATTCTTGTTCTTCGCAGAAACAAGTTTGCCACTGTACCTTCTGCAGTTTTTCAACTTAGTCAATTGGTAGAGTTAGATATTAGTCACAACTGGCTGAGCCActtttcagaagacattgatctTTTGAAGGGGCTTAAGAAGCTGTGCATCAGTCATAACAAAATCCAATTCCTTCCATCTCAGATTGGGACTTTGCAGTTTCTTGAGGAACTGGACATCAGCTTCAATGAGTTGCATGATTTTCCCAGGTCATTCTCCCAGCTCAGGAAGCTCAGAACACTTGATGTGGATCACAACAAGCTACAGCGTTTCCCCTCTGAAATTCTTGCCCTCAGTGACCTGGAGGAGCTCGACTGCTCTGGGAATAAACTAGAGGGTCTTCCTGGCAATGTCATGATGCTCCAATCCGTTAAAATCATGTGGCTGAGCAGCACCCATATCTCCTCCTTGCCTGAAACGTTCTGCGAGCTGCAGAATTTGGAGAGCCTGATGCTCGATAATAATTTTCTCACAAGCCTGCCGCAATCATTTGGAAAActgcaaaagctgaaaatgttgaaTCTCTCATCCAACTCCTTTGAAGATTTCCCTCAGGTTATTATCAAAATCGCTAGTTTGGAGGAGTTGTACTTAAGCCGAAATAAACTGACCTTCCTCCCTGAGGAGGTAGGACAGCTCTGTAATCTTGCTAATTTGTGGTTGGACAATAATAGAATAACGTTTCTCCCAGACTCTATTGTAGAGCTGGGGAAATTAGAGGAGCTAGTGTTACAGGGTAACCAAATTGCCATACTCCCCGACAATTTTGGAAAACTTGCCAAAGTTAACATTTGGAAGGTGAAGGATAATCCTCTCATTCAGCCTCCATATGAAGTGTGCATGAAAGGGATCCCCTACATAGCCGCCTATCAGAAGGAGCTTGCACACTCCAAGACTGCTGTAAAACCCAGACTCAAACTTGTTATGATGGGCCAGAAAAGTGCAGGGAAAACCACACTCAGGCAGTGCATCGTAAGTAAACCATCAGATGCCAAGATGGCGATTGGAGGTAGGGGTATTGATGTTACAAACTGGGTAGCGGATGCTGATCGTAGTCTTACATTCATTGTGTATGATTTATCAGGTAAGCAGAACTACGATCTTATCAAACCCTTTTTCCTCTCCCCTGGAGCTCTTTATGTTTTAGTGGTTAATCTGAAATCATATACATCAAAGAGCTTTTACTCTCATGTTGGGTGTTTCCTCCACCTGCTCAGTGCCAAGGTGCCACATGCTGTTGTGTGCATTGTGGGGACCCACTCTGACCTGTGTAAGGAGTTCGAGATTGAAGAAATGTGCCTGGATATTCACAGACAGATTTCACTCCAGGAAAAGATGGACACTGAGTGCTTGCGTGTGCTTGACTTGCAGTTAGAAAAAACCCTTGAGCAGGGTTATGATGTCCGAACTTGTAGCCCCCATGTGCTCTTTTATGGGGTCTCGGATAAAAATTTGAGACGTAAGAAGTCCCAGttgcaatatatgctgaacaatAGATTACAAATCCTTTCTCCAGTGATTTgtgtcagctgtgtgccagcacaaagGAACATCCAGCGCTTGAAAGAGAAGCTCATGTTGGTTGCTGATCACAAGGAGATTTTCCCCAACCTTCACAGAGTGCTACCCAAATCATGGCAGATGCTTGAGGAGCTGCATTTTAAGCCACAGGATTTATGGCTTTCCTGGTGGGATTCGGCCCGATTGGGCTTGCAGGCAGGGCTGACAGAGGACCGCCTGCAAAGTGCTCTCTCCTACCTACATGAGAGCGGTAAACTTTTGTACTTTGAAGACAGTTTGACACTGAAGGAATATGTCTTCCACAATCTGCCACGGTTTATCGCCATCTTGAATGTCTTTTTTCAGAGGGACCTCACGACAATGCTTGAGAAACTTGAAGCTGAAGGAGATGATGAAGAGAATGCCAGATCCACACAGATGCACAGTCATGTGAAAGGTTTTCTATCACACGGCCTGCTGCCATCAAATGTCATTCGTTTGCTGCTTAAACCCTTAGTACAGACACAGCAGGACTTGCATCTGATCATGAAACTGCTGGAAAAGATGGGGGTCTGCTACTGTGTCAACAAACCTTGCAGTAAGTCACTTAATGGAGCCACCGTCTGGTATAAGTTCCCCAGTCAGGTTAGCAGTGAGGAGCCCCATACTGAGGGCTTGGACAGTGGGGGTTCGTCCATACCTGGTCAGTTCTTCTCAGTCGAACAGCTGCAGATTGAATACAGGTTTCCTTTTTTAACCCCTCTTGGACTTTTTGCTCGATATAGTGTGCAAATCAACAGCCACGTGGTGCAGCGATCCGACGGAAAGCATCACATCTTTGCGTATCGGGGTAAAGTGCCTGTGATGGTGAGTTACCGGCCCTCTCAGAACAGATTGCAGGCTGAGACCCTCTCCATTTCCAGCCATGCATCCTTGCCAAATATCTGGACAGCTTGGCAAGCCATTATTCCTCTAGTGGAAGAGTTAAACGTTCTTCTGCAGGAATGGCCTGGCCTTCACTACTCTGTGCATGTCCTGTGTTCCAAGTGCCTGAAGAGAGGGTCCCCAAACCCACATTCCTTTCCAG